The Maridesulfovibrio salexigens DSM 2638 region TATGATTAAAAGGTCCTGAAAAGACTTCAACATCTTTTATATCACCGTTCTTGCAACGATGCTGGAATATAAAGTTTGTCCGGTCTGCTTTATGCGCTTCACTCATGTTTGAGATTACTTCTGCGCGCGAAAGAACATTTATATCAAATATATTCTTTGCTTGCAGTTCAGTATGGGAATATCCGTAAAATTCTGTCGCAGCTGTGTTTGCGTCCAGTATTTTGCCTGTCTGCGGGTTGATGATGAGCATGACCGAGTGGTTGTTTTCAAAAAGAGCCCGGTATTGTTCTTCGCTTTCTCGGATGGCTAAATCGTATTTCTTTCGTTCAATTGCCAAGGCTATCTGATGGGAACAGGCTGAAAATAGTTGAATATCCTCTTCGCAAAAGATGTCAGAATTTTCATAGTCCTGAATTACCAGTACCCCTATGGGGGTATTGCGCACCCGCATGGGAACCCCGATCCATATCTCAGGAATCCGGCCCATAACTTCTAAGGAACCGTGTTCAACAGACTTGATTATCTCTTGTCTGGTTAATTGGACAATTTCGTTGTTCTTGATTGGCAGCAGACTTATTCTGTTGTTATCCGGGTCGAATATGTTTTGTATTGGTGGATATTCACTGATTCCTTCATCTACACAGTACGTAAACACCAGTTCTTCCTGTTCCTGATCGATTAGGGCAATAAAGAAATTTTTTGCTTTAAGCTCCTTAAGCATTATTTCATGTATCGACTGCATCAACTCATTAAGATCTTTTGCTGAATTAAATTGGCAGATAATTTCATAGAGTACAGATTGCAGGTGCTTGCTATGCGCCAGCTCACGCTCTTTGTTTATTACTTCTGTGATGTCTTCAGCATAAATCGCCACTCTGGAAACTTTATCGTTTTCGATTATAGGGTAGTGCGAATGGAGTATTATTCTGCCTTCTCTTGTATCCTGAAATTTGATTGGTTCCCCGCTCTTAACCACGTTGTCAAACATATGCTTTCTATATGCGGCCAGCTCAGGAGGCAGGTAGTCGAATATATTTTTACCTGTAAGTGATTCAGGCGTAGTTTTTAAAATGTCGGCAACTATGCGGTTGACGTGAATCACAGTTCCGTCATTCTCAAGAAGCAGTATGGATTGCGTGTTTGCATCAAGAAGCACCTTGATGTTCTTTTCCGCATCCATAGCCTTCTTCCGGGCTTCTTTTAATGCTGCTTGTGGTGATTTCATATTTGCTGGACCGTCCATGAAGCCTAAATCATTGCCTAAGGTTTTTGAGAATATTTATAATATGTAAAAAAAGTGTTTTTTTCCATTAAAGAATTCAAAAAAGAGTTCTCTTTTTTGTCGGAAGAAGTTTTGTGGATGGTAAATTAGAAGATGTTTTCTTACTTGTATGGTTTTCCTTTTGTATATGAGTTAGTTTATAAAAAAGTATGCTTGCGTATAAAGGAGACTGGAATGACAAAAATAGAAACTGAAGCAGGAAAAGTCAGGATTGGGATAGCCAGATGTTTGTTGGGTGAAAATGTTCGCTATGATGGTTCTCACAAGCTGGATCGTTACTTAAGGGATGTGTTGGGTCAGTTTGTGGAATGGGTTCCTGTCTGTCCTGAAACGGAATGCGGTATGGGCATTCCCCGTGAGGCTGTCCGGCTGGTGGGAGAGTTGGAGAATCCACGACTGGTGGGTCGTAATTCCGGAGAGGACTGGACCGGGCGCATGCAGGAATGGGGGCGTAAAAAATTAGCCGCATTGGATAAGGAAAATCTCAGCGGATATATATTTAAGCATGGCTCCCCTTCAAATGCTTTGGGCCGGATGAAGGTCTTTGGTGATGACGGGAAAATATTTTATTCCGGCACCGGAATCTGGGCCCGTATGGTTATGGATCACTTCCCGTCACTTCCATGCGAAGATGACGGCAGGTTGCATGATGCCGGAATCAGAGAGAATTTTATTAATCGCATTTTTACCTTTAAACGGTGGCGCGATGTTGCAGATGACGGTCTTTCTCCTGCTAAGCTGGTTGATTTTCATACCCGCCATAAAATGTTGATCATGGTTCATAACGAAGTCATTTACCGCGAGATGGGCAGGCTTGTGTCTACAGCAGGAAGTGCTGATCCTTCATCCTTAAGTAAAGAATATGCAGCCATGCTTTTCAAGGCTCTTACTTATAGGCCAACAGTCAAGAAGCATGTAAATGTACTGACTCACGTCTTGGGACATTTTAAGAAAGATCTATCGCCAGATGAGAAACAGGAAATGTTGAAATTGATTGACCAATTTCATAAAAACCTTATCCCTTTGATTGTTCCGGTAACCATGCTTAATCATTACGTGCGCAAATATGGAAAGACATATTTGGAGCAACAATTCTACCTCAACCCTTATCCCGCAGAACTAATGCTGAGGAATCATGTCTGATCGTCAAAACAAGTTGATTTGCGTGTTGGGAGCCACAGGATATGTAGGAGGCCGGCTTGTTCCGCAACTTTTAAATCAAGGTTGGAAAGTCCGAGCTGTCGGGCGTTCTCAGGCCAAGTTGCGCACCCGGCCATATAGCTTCCATGAAAATTGTGAATTGGCAGAAGCGGATCTTTTTGATCGGGAATCACTGGAAAAAGCTTTGCAGGGTTGTTCCGCTGTTTACTATCTGGTGCATTCCATGCAACCGGGCAGTTCCGATTTTGCAGAAAAAGACCGTATTGCGGCGCAAAATACTGTTCAT contains the following coding sequences:
- a CDS encoding YbgA family protein; translation: MTKIETEAGKVRIGIARCLLGENVRYDGSHKLDRYLRDVLGQFVEWVPVCPETECGMGIPREAVRLVGELENPRLVGRNSGEDWTGRMQEWGRKKLAALDKENLSGYIFKHGSPSNALGRMKVFGDDGKIFYSGTGIWARMVMDHFPSLPCEDDGRLHDAGIRENFINRIFTFKRWRDVADDGLSPAKLVDFHTRHKMLIMVHNEVIYREMGRLVSTAGSADPSSLSKEYAAMLFKALTYRPTVKKHVNVLTHVLGHFKKDLSPDEKQEMLKLIDQFHKNLIPLIVPVTMLNHYVRKYGKTYLEQQFYLNPYPAELMLRNHV